A region from the Melioribacter roseus P3M-2 genome encodes:
- a CDS encoding phosphoadenylyl-sulfate reductase: protein MTEKKKLTESLKNLDAFSALEKIIGVYGNRAVFSTSFSIEDQVITDMLFKITTQPNIFTLDTGRLHEATYKTIELTREHYKINIKIFFPDFHKVEEMTGKYGVNLFYKSVELRKYCCKVRKLEPLERALRDAKIWITGLRREQSITRSDAELVEYDNLHGVIKVNPLYNWSEAEVWDYIRTHNVPYNSLYDKGYGSIGCEPCTRAIHPGEDVRAGRWWWEHPETKECGLHLKQQEN from the coding sequence ATGACTGAGAAAAAGAAACTAACCGAAAGCTTGAAAAACCTCGACGCATTTTCCGCATTAGAGAAAATAATCGGCGTCTACGGAAATCGAGCCGTCTTTTCCACTAGCTTCAGCATCGAAGACCAGGTTATTACCGACATGCTTTTTAAAATAACAACTCAGCCGAATATATTTACGCTAGATACGGGCAGACTTCACGAAGCAACTTACAAAACTATTGAACTTACGCGCGAGCATTACAAAATAAATATTAAAATTTTCTTTCCCGACTTTCACAAAGTAGAAGAGATGACCGGCAAATACGGCGTCAATCTTTTTTACAAAAGCGTGGAACTCCGAAAATATTGCTGCAAAGTAAGAAAGCTGGAACCTCTCGAAAGAGCGCTCAGAGACGCTAAAATCTGGATTACCGGTTTGAGAAGAGAACAGTCGATTACCCGCAGCGACGCCGAACTGGTCGAATACGACAATCTTCACGGAGTCATAAAAGTTAATCCGCTCTACAATTGGAGCGAAGCCGAAGTATGGGATTACATTCGAACTCATAACGTGCCGTACAACAGTCTTTATGATAAAGGATACGGCAGCATCGGATGCGAACCGTGCACGCGAGCCATTCATCCCGGCGAAGACGTGCGAGCCGGAAGATGGTGGTGGGAACATCCCGAAACGAAAGAATGCGGATTACATTTAAAACAACAGGAGAATTAA
- a CDS encoding dihydrolipoyllysine-residue acetyltransferase, translating to MTVDFKLPHLGENINTADVVKVLVKEGDRVEVDQVILEIETDKATVEVPSEVAGIVKKVHVKEGDKAEVGQPVITVEQSEATDTKKQPEKSEEKQTQAQPPRETSAVNKEESGIVEFKVPVLGENIESAQIAKVLVKPGDKIKADQILIELETDKATVEVPSEYAGAIKEVKVKDGDTVKVGQTVFLIETQSSPAVKAAAPESKREEKAEKSVAPQQPVKEHTHMPQVIDIPRDIVKNIVPAAPSVRRFAREIGIDIHQVEGSGKGGRITVDDVKAFAKNLNRKLQSGQISAPGLVQEPMPDFSKWGEFERVQMNNVRRKTAEHLSYAWSTIPHVTQFDKADITNLEKVRKEYSKKVEAAGGKLTITAILIKIAASALKVFPQFNASVDMQKSEIIYKKYFNIGIAVDTDKGLLVPVIKDVDKKNIVEISVELAEISQKARDKKLTIEDMQGGNFTISNLGGIGGAYFTPIVNSPEVAILGVSRSSYEPVYVDGKFEPRLMMPLSLSYDHRIIDGADGIRFLRWIAEALENPFLLTLEG from the coding sequence ATGACAGTAGATTTTAAGTTGCCTCATTTAGGTGAAAATATAAATACGGCAGACGTAGTAAAAGTACTCGTTAAAGAAGGCGACCGCGTTGAAGTCGATCAGGTGATTCTGGAAATCGAAACGGATAAGGCTACGGTTGAAGTGCCTTCCGAAGTTGCCGGAATCGTAAAGAAAGTGCACGTTAAAGAAGGCGATAAAGCCGAAGTGGGTCAGCCTGTAATTACGGTTGAACAAAGCGAAGCCACGGATACGAAAAAACAACCGGAGAAATCCGAAGAGAAGCAGACGCAGGCGCAGCCGCCCAGGGAAACATCAGCCGTAAATAAAGAGGAAAGCGGCATTGTGGAATTCAAAGTGCCCGTCCTAGGCGAAAATATCGAATCCGCGCAAATTGCAAAAGTGCTGGTCAAACCGGGCGATAAGATTAAAGCCGACCAGATACTGATTGAACTCGAAACTGACAAAGCGACCGTGGAAGTGCCTTCGGAATACGCAGGCGCTATTAAAGAAGTGAAAGTTAAAGACGGCGATACGGTTAAAGTCGGGCAAACGGTCTTTTTGATAGAAACGCAATCGTCGCCAGCTGTTAAGGCAGCCGCTCCGGAATCGAAACGGGAGGAAAAAGCTGAAAAATCAGTCGCTCCGCAGCAGCCTGTCAAAGAGCATACTCATATGCCGCAGGTGATCGATATACCGCGCGACATAGTTAAGAATATTGTTCCCGCTGCTCCTTCAGTCAGAAGATTTGCCCGCGAAATCGGCATCGATATTCATCAGGTGGAAGGTTCCGGTAAAGGCGGAAGAATTACCGTCGATGACGTTAAAGCATTTGCCAAGAATTTGAATCGTAAATTGCAGTCCGGTCAAATTTCCGCTCCGGGACTCGTTCAGGAGCCGATGCCCGATTTTTCCAAATGGGGCGAATTCGAACGCGTTCAAATGAACAACGTCCGCAGAAAGACCGCCGAGCATCTATCGTACGCCTGGTCGACAATTCCGCATGTAACGCAATTCGACAAGGCGGATATTACGAATCTTGAAAAAGTAAGAAAAGAATATTCGAAGAAAGTGGAAGCCGCGGGAGGCAAGCTGACAATTACAGCCATTCTGATTAAAATAGCGGCGTCGGCTTTGAAAGTATTTCCGCAGTTCAACGCCAGCGTCGATATGCAGAAGAGCGAAATTATCTATAAAAAGTATTTTAATATCGGTATAGCCGTCGATACCGACAAAGGCTTGCTCGTGCCGGTTATAAAAGACGTCGACAAAAAGAATATTGTCGAAATTTCGGTAGAGCTGGCGGAAATTTCCCAAAAAGCGCGCGACAAAAAATTAACCATCGAGGATATGCAGGGCGGCAATTTTACAATATCGAATCTCGGCGGTATCGGCGGCGCTTATTTTACTCCGATTGTTAATTCGCCCGAAGTGGCAATTCTGGGCGTTTCAAGGTCTTCTTACGAACCCGTTTATGTCGACGGCAAATTCGAGCCGCGACTGATGATGCCGCTTTCGCTGTCGTACGACCACAGAATTATCGACGGAGCCGACGGCATTCGGTTCCTCAGATGGATTGCGGAAGCTCTCGAAAATCCGTTTTTACTGACGCTTGAAGGATGA
- a CDS encoding aminoacyl-tRNA deacylase, producing the protein MPSKKLKEFLDKNNVKYVAIKHSLAFTAQEIAASAHIKGKNLAKTVLVKVDGKMIMVVLPASYKVNFDQLREAFGNENVRLANEQEFMDKFPECEVGAMPPFGNLYGLDVYVDESLAEDEEIAFNAGTHTELIQMAYADFERLVQPKKMKFSFLSKV; encoded by the coding sequence ATGCCTTCGAAAAAACTAAAGGAATTCCTGGACAAGAACAATGTTAAGTATGTTGCAATCAAACACTCCCTTGCGTTTACCGCGCAAGAGATTGCGGCTTCGGCTCATATCAAGGGAAAGAACCTCGCAAAAACAGTGCTCGTTAAAGTCGACGGCAAAATGATAATGGTCGTTCTGCCGGCTTCTTACAAAGTTAATTTCGATCAATTGCGCGAAGCCTTCGGAAATGAAAATGTAAGATTGGCAAACGAGCAGGAATTTATGGATAAGTTTCCGGAATGCGAAGTCGGAGCAATGCCGCCATTCGGAAATCTATACGGACTCGACGTCTACGTAGACGAGTCGCTTGCCGAAGACGAAGAAATTGCCTTCAATGCAGGAACGCATACTGAACTGATTCAAATGGCGTATGCCGACTTCGAAAGACTCGTTCAACCGAAAAAGATGAAATTTTCATTCCTGTCGAAAGTCTAA
- the aceE gene encoding pyruvate dehydrogenase (acetyl-transferring), homodimeric type — MSDNNNKNLSELDEIELQEWLESLEYVLQTGGPEKVKELLHNLDTYAHQKGVEIPFTANTPHINTIPKEKEPPFPGGREIERRIKSLVRWNAMAMVVRANKEENGIGGHISTFASAATLYEIGFNHFFRGKDGNHDGDIIYYQGHAAPGIYARAFLEGRLTVEQLENFRRELKPGGGLSSYPHPWLMPDFWEFPTVSMGLGPIQAIYQARFLRYLEDRGLKKPSDQKVWAFIGDGETDEPETLGAISLAAREKLDNLIFVINCNLQRLDGPVRGNGNIVQELEAVFRGAGWNVIKVIWGSDWDPLLEQDKTGLLVKRMNETIDGESQNYITRSGKYVREHFFGKYPELLKLVEHYTDEQLEKMKRGGHDPEKVYAAYKAAVEHKDAPTVILAKTVKGYGLGEAGEGKNITHQQKKLNEEELREFRTRFSIPISDDEVTKAPFYRPPEDSPEIRYLKERRKALGGYVPKRVIKSQPIKTPPEELFEEFYKGTDDREVSTTMVYVRILAKLLKDKEIGHLIVPIVPDEARTFGMEALFRQVGIYSHAGQLYEPVDSDSLLYYKEAKDGQILEEGITEAGAMSSFIAAGTAYAVHGINTIPFFSFYSMFGLQRVGDLIWAAGDMRCKGFLLGATAGRTTLAGEGLQHQDGQSHLLAYPVPNLVAYDPAFAYELAVIIRDGIYRMYEKREDVFYYITIMNENYPQPPMPKGVKEGILKGMYKFRSSKMKDQKLKAHLLGSGTILNEAIKAADILEKNYKVSTDIWSVTSYKNLHLDAQETERWNMFHPDKKPKTPYISEVTKGESGVFVAASDYVQIIKDALAKWLPGPLHSLGTYGFGRSESRASLRDFFEVDAKHIVYATLYSLYKEKKVKLDLVKKAQKDLGINPEKPNPAKS, encoded by the coding sequence ATGAGCGACAATAACAATAAAAATTTATCCGAACTCGACGAGATAGAACTACAAGAATGGCTCGAATCTCTCGAGTATGTATTGCAAACCGGCGGTCCGGAAAAAGTTAAGGAACTGCTCCACAACCTCGATACCTACGCGCATCAAAAAGGAGTGGAAATTCCATTTACCGCCAATACCCCCCACATTAATACAATACCGAAAGAAAAAGAGCCTCCTTTTCCGGGCGGGCGCGAAATCGAACGGCGCATTAAAAGTCTTGTAAGATGGAACGCAATGGCTATGGTAGTACGCGCCAATAAAGAGGAAAACGGAATCGGCGGGCACATTTCCACGTTTGCTTCCGCCGCTACTTTATACGAAATCGGTTTTAATCATTTTTTCAGAGGCAAAGACGGCAATCACGACGGCGATATTATTTATTATCAGGGACATGCGGCGCCGGGAATTTATGCTCGCGCGTTCCTCGAAGGCAGATTGACGGTCGAACAACTCGAAAATTTCAGAAGGGAATTGAAACCAGGCGGCGGGCTCTCTTCGTATCCGCATCCGTGGTTGATGCCCGACTTCTGGGAATTCCCGACGGTCTCGATGGGTCTCGGACCGATTCAGGCAATTTATCAGGCGCGATTTCTTAGATATCTCGAAGACAGAGGTCTCAAAAAACCAAGCGACCAGAAAGTATGGGCTTTTATCGGCGACGGCGAAACCGACGAGCCTGAAACTCTGGGAGCCATTTCCCTTGCGGCGCGCGAAAAATTGGACAACCTTATTTTTGTTATAAATTGCAACTTGCAACGACTCGACGGTCCTGTTCGCGGCAACGGAAATATTGTTCAGGAACTCGAAGCCGTTTTCAGAGGCGCCGGCTGGAACGTTATTAAAGTTATTTGGGGCAGCGACTGGGATCCGCTCCTCGAGCAGGATAAAACGGGTCTGCTCGTCAAACGCATGAACGAAACAATCGACGGCGAATCTCAAAATTATATTACCAGAAGCGGCAAATACGTTCGCGAACATTTCTTCGGTAAATATCCCGAACTCCTCAAACTCGTCGAACATTATACCGACGAGCAATTGGAGAAGATGAAACGCGGCGGGCACGACCCCGAAAAAGTCTATGCCGCTTATAAAGCCGCCGTCGAACACAAAGACGCTCCCACCGTGATACTTGCAAAAACGGTTAAAGGATACGGACTCGGCGAAGCGGGCGAAGGCAAGAATATTACTCACCAGCAAAAGAAATTGAACGAAGAAGAACTGAGAGAATTCAGAACGCGGTTCTCAATTCCCATCAGCGACGACGAGGTTACGAAAGCGCCTTTCTATCGTCCTCCGGAAGACTCGCCGGAAATCCGTTATTTGAAAGAAAGAAGAAAAGCGCTCGGCGGTTATGTGCCCAAACGCGTTATTAAATCGCAGCCGATTAAAACTCCGCCGGAAGAATTGTTCGAAGAATTCTATAAAGGCACGGACGACAGAGAAGTTTCGACCACGATGGTTTATGTAAGAATACTTGCCAAGCTTTTGAAAGACAAAGAAATCGGTCATCTTATCGTGCCGATAGTCCCCGACGAAGCGCGTACGTTCGGTATGGAAGCGCTTTTCCGTCAGGTGGGCATTTATTCTCATGCGGGGCAATTATACGAACCCGTCGACAGCGACAGTTTGCTTTATTATAAAGAGGCTAAGGACGGACAAATACTCGAAGAGGGAATTACGGAAGCCGGCGCAATGTCTTCGTTTATTGCGGCGGGCACGGCTTATGCCGTTCACGGAATAAATACAATTCCGTTTTTCTCATTCTATTCGATGTTCGGACTGCAGCGCGTAGGCGATTTGATATGGGCCGCGGGCGACATGCGCTGCAAAGGATTTCTGCTCGGAGCCACCGCCGGAAGAACGACTCTTGCCGGCGAGGGCTTGCAGCATCAGGACGGACAAAGCCATCTGCTGGCATATCCCGTTCCGAATCTTGTAGCTTACGACCCGGCTTTTGCTTACGAGCTCGCCGTTATTATTCGCGACGGCATTTACAGAATGTACGAAAAACGCGAGGACGTTTTCTACTACATTACAATCATGAACGAGAACTATCCTCAACCTCCGATGCCCAAAGGAGTTAAAGAAGGAATTCTCAAGGGAATGTATAAATTCCGTTCGTCCAAAATGAAAGACCAGAAATTAAAAGCGCATTTGTTGGGAAGCGGAACAATCCTTAACGAAGCAATTAAAGCTGCGGATATCCTCGAGAAAAATTATAAAGTATCGACCGATATATGGAGCGTAACGAGTTATAAAAATCTCCACCTCGACGCTCAGGAAACCGAAAGATGGAATATGTTCCATCCCGACAAAAAACCGAAAACACCGTACATCTCTGAAGTTACAAAAGGCGAGTCGGGCGTATTCGTAGCGGCTTCGGATTATGTCCAGATTATCAAAGACGCTCTGGCAAAATGGCTGCCCGGGCCTCTCCATTCGCTCGGCACTTACGGATTCGGAAGAAGCGAAAGCAGAGCCTCGTTGCGCGATTTCTTCGAAGTCGACGCTAAGCATATCGTCTATGCGACTCTCTATTCGCTCTATAAAGAAAAGAAAGTTAAACTCGATTTGGTTAAAAAGGCTCAAAAAGACCTCGGTATTAATCCGGAAAAACCAAATCCGGCTAAATCGTAA
- a CDS encoding DUF2061 domain-containing protein, whose translation MYEKPYRSILKSISWRVTGTIDTTLISYLITGSIETAASIGIIEIFTKMLLYFLHERLWNKINIGKKSEPEYHI comes from the coding sequence ATGTATGAAAAACCGTACAGAAGCATACTTAAATCGATTTCGTGGCGCGTTACGGGAACTATCGATACGACGCTAATATCTTACTTGATTACCGGAAGCATCGAAACTGCCGCGTCGATCGGCATTATCGAAATTTTTACGAAAATGCTTCTCTACTTCCTGCACGAAAGACTATGGAACAAAATAAACATCGGAAAAAAATCGGAACCGGAATATCACATTTAG
- a CDS encoding cation diffusion facilitator family transporter yields the protein MGETKTEAVKEKKSVALLSVFAALLITAFKIIVGVMTGSLGIISEALHSALDLIAAGITYLAVNISDKPADDKHHYGHGKIENYSALIETLLLFITSFWIIYEALRRLITNEVEIEVNAWAFIVIITSIIVDISRSRALKKAAVKHNSQALEADALHFSTDIWSSTVVLIGLIGASFNFFYADAIAGLAVAIIVLGVSYRLGKRSFDALIDRAPEGLYEKIYNIVNRLPDVIESHDIKIRESGPYKFVDINIHVKSQLSIKEAHEISHRVEKAITEEIKNITVMVHAEPEGHSD from the coding sequence GTGGGCGAAACAAAAACCGAAGCTGTTAAAGAAAAAAAGAGCGTTGCGCTTTTGTCGGTCTTTGCCGCGCTGTTGATTACAGCGTTTAAGATAATCGTCGGCGTTATGACGGGCAGTCTCGGCATTATATCCGAAGCGCTCCACTCGGCTCTCGATTTGATTGCCGCGGGCATTACTTATCTTGCGGTTAATATTTCCGACAAGCCCGCAGACGACAAACATCATTACGGTCACGGAAAAATCGAAAACTATTCGGCGTTGATCGAAACGCTGCTTTTGTTTATTACGAGTTTCTGGATAATCTACGAAGCTCTACGGCGCTTGATTACGAACGAAGTCGAAATCGAAGTTAACGCATGGGCTTTTATTGTGATTATAACTTCAATAATTGTCGACATATCGCGTTCGAGAGCGTTGAAAAAAGCCGCTGTCAAACATAACAGTCAGGCGCTCGAAGCCGACGCTCTCCACTTTTCCACAGATATCTGGAGTTCGACGGTCGTGCTGATCGGTTTAATCGGAGCGTCTTTTAATTTCTTTTATGCCGACGCAATTGCCGGACTCGCTGTGGCGATTATCGTATTGGGCGTGAGCTATCGTCTGGGCAAACGATCCTTCGACGCTTTGATCGACAGGGCGCCCGAAGGACTCTACGAAAAAATTTATAATATCGTCAATCGGCTGCCCGACGTCATAGAATCGCACGACATTAAAATTAGAGAGTCCGGTCCCTACAAGTTTGTCGACATTAATATTCATGTAAAAAGCCAACTGAGTATCAAAGAAGCGCACGAAATTTCGCACAGAGTTGAAAAAGCAATTACGGAAGAAATTAAAAATATTACGGTTATGGTGCACGCGGAACCCGAAGGGCATTCCGACTGA
- the cysD gene encoding sulfate adenylyltransferase subunit CysD, producing MDYLDKLEAQSIYIFREAYREFKNLAMLWSIGKDSTVLLHLARKAFFGHIPFPLVHIDTSFKIPEMIEYRNRMAKELGFNLIVGQNSEALKNKRTFPDGNADRLTCCKLLKTEALRNTLSAKWQRLKFDHETGAFVEDDNKEAYTGVIVGVRSDEEGSRSKERYFSPRDKNSDWEIGDQPPEFWNQFKTEFAPGTHVRIHPLLDWTELNIWEYIRRENIPVVSLYFDIGSGKRYRSLGCFPCTQPVDSEAKNVDDIIDELMSGKFANIAERAGRQQDKDGGGTLEELRRAGYM from the coding sequence ATGGACTATCTCGACAAACTCGAAGCGCAGAGTATTTATATATTCCGCGAGGCATACCGCGAGTTCAAAAATCTTGCAATGCTCTGGTCGATCGGAAAAGACAGCACTGTCCTGCTGCATCTTGCACGCAAAGCGTTTTTCGGGCATATCCCTTTTCCATTGGTTCATATCGACACTTCATTCAAAATTCCCGAAATGATCGAATACCGGAACCGCATGGCAAAGGAGCTCGGGTTCAATCTTATAGTCGGACAGAATTCGGAAGCGTTGAAAAACAAAAGAACTTTTCCCGACGGAAATGCCGACAGACTTACGTGCTGCAAATTATTAAAGACCGAAGCCCTGCGTAATACGCTTTCCGCCAAATGGCAGCGTCTCAAATTCGACCACGAAACCGGAGCCTTCGTCGAAGACGACAATAAAGAAGCTTACACCGGAGTGATTGTAGGAGTGCGTTCCGACGAAGAGGGGAGCCGCTCGAAAGAGCGATATTTCTCGCCGCGCGACAAAAACAGCGACTGGGAAATCGGCGATCAGCCGCCCGAATTCTGGAATCAGTTCAAAACCGAATTCGCGCCCGGCACGCACGTGAGAATTCATCCGCTGCTCGACTGGACAGAGCTGAACATATGGGAATACATACGACGGGAAAACATTCCCGTTGTATCTCTCTATTTCGACATCGGAAGCGGCAAGCGTTACCGTTCGCTCGGTTGCTTCCCGTGCACTCAACCGGTCGATTCCGAAGCTAAAAACGTCGACGATATTATAGACGAATTGATGTCGGGTAAATTTGCAAATATTGCCGAGCGGGCCGGCAGACAGCAGGATAAAGACGGCGGAGGCACGCTCGAAGAGCTCAGAAGAGCAGGCTATATGTAG
- a CDS encoding sulfate adenylyltransferase subunit 1, with translation MKERMNIVFVGHVDHGKSTLIGRLLADTNSLPKGKLEQVKRACRLNSKPFEYAFLLDALIDEQAQGITIDTARVFFKTKKREYVIIDAPGHIEFLKNMISGAARAEAAILLIDAHEGIAENSKRHAYMLSLLGIEQVVVAINKMDLVDYNPEVYENTKKSYSEFLSEIGINPIEFVPVSARNGINLITRSNLTPWYKGKTIVELIDGFRKVNDDSRNHFRMYVQGVYKFTDNGNDRRIIAGAVNSGIIEVGDEIILYPSGKTARVKSIEIFGRSNVKHAEAGMAIGITIDTELYVKNGELICKKKETPPHLSNRFKANIFWMGKNDLLAGKTYKLKIGALKTEMHVEKIETVLDASSLAVYENPGKVSRHEVARVIINTHKPIPFDLQGEIKDTSRFVIVEEYDISGGGIITEELKDSEPSSAADFRQFESELYQLITKYFPHWEININHQ, from the coding sequence ATGAAAGAAAGAATGAACATCGTTTTTGTGGGCCATGTAGACCACGGCAAAAGCACATTAATCGGAAGGCTTCTGGCGGATACCAATTCGCTGCCCAAAGGTAAATTAGAACAGGTAAAACGGGCGTGCCGATTGAATTCAAAACCGTTTGAATATGCATTCCTGTTAGACGCCCTTATAGACGAACAAGCCCAGGGTATTACGATCGATACGGCGCGCGTCTTCTTTAAAACCAAAAAACGCGAGTACGTAATTATCGACGCTCCGGGACATATCGAATTCCTAAAAAATATGATAAGCGGCGCCGCCCGCGCCGAAGCCGCCATTTTATTAATCGACGCTCACGAAGGAATCGCCGAAAATTCGAAAAGACACGCATATATGCTTTCGCTCCTTGGAATCGAACAGGTTGTCGTGGCTATCAACAAAATGGACCTTGTCGATTACAATCCGGAGGTATACGAAAATACTAAAAAAAGCTACTCTGAATTTCTTTCGGAAATCGGAATAAATCCGATTGAATTTGTGCCCGTATCGGCGAGGAACGGCATAAATCTTATTACCCGTTCAAACCTTACTCCGTGGTACAAAGGTAAAACCATCGTCGAATTAATTGACGGTTTTCGGAAAGTTAACGACGATTCCCGAAATCATTTTAGAATGTATGTGCAGGGCGTTTATAAATTTACGGATAACGGAAACGACCGAAGAATTATTGCCGGCGCTGTTAATTCAGGAATTATCGAAGTCGGCGACGAAATTATACTCTATCCCTCCGGTAAAACTGCCCGAGTGAAGTCGATTGAAATATTCGGCAGAAGCAATGTAAAACATGCGGAAGCCGGCATGGCAATCGGCATAACGATCGATACGGAGCTTTATGTAAAGAACGGCGAATTAATCTGCAAAAAAAAAGAGACTCCTCCGCATCTGAGCAATCGTTTCAAAGCTAATATTTTCTGGATGGGAAAAAACGATCTTCTCGCCGGAAAAACATACAAACTAAAAATCGGCGCTTTGAAGACGGAAATGCATGTCGAAAAAATCGAGACCGTTCTGGACGCTTCATCTCTGGCTGTATATGAAAATCCCGGGAAAGTAAGTCGTCACGAAGTAGCGCGCGTAATAATCAACACGCACAAGCCGATTCCATTCGATTTACAGGGCGAAATAAAGGACACAAGCAGATTTGTAATTGTTGAGGAGTACGATATTTCCGGCGGAGGCATAATAACGGAAGAATTGAAAGATTCCGAACCCTCATCCGCCGCCGATTTCAGGCAATTCGAATCGGAGCTCTATCAACTGATAACAAAATATTTCCCCCATTGGGAAATAAACATTAATCACCAATAA
- the lpdA gene encoding dihydrolipoyl dehydrogenase, giving the protein MSTKTQLAVIGAGPGGYAAAFLAADLGMEVTLIDMEKNPGGVCLYRGCIPSKALLHVAKLLNEAEEAKKWGIDFGKPKIDIDKLREFKDGVVGKLTGGLGQLSKQRKVNYIQGRASFVNSTALLVEKTDGSTEEVVFEKAILATGSVPASVPAFSIGSDKVMDSTAALELKDVPKRLLVVGGGYIGLELSTVYASLGSKVTVVEMMPGILPGADRDMVAVLERRLKSRFENIYVNTKVVELKETKKGIEVKLEGDKVDNPVQTFDKVLVSVGRKPVTKGLGLENTSVKINEKGFVSVDGTMKTDDDKIYAIGDIVGNPMLAHKAAAEGKVAVEAIMGKRVAFEPNAIPAVVFTDPELAWAGITETEAREKGIKYEVAKFPWGASGRATTLDRNDGMTKLIIEPETERIIGVGIVGVGAGDLIAEGTLAIEMGANANDLELTIHPHPTLSETMMFAAELYYGRATDMYRPKRK; this is encoded by the coding sequence ATGTCTACAAAAACTCAATTAGCCGTTATTGGCGCCGGTCCAGGCGGATACGCCGCAGCTTTTCTGGCTGCCGACCTCGGTATGGAAGTAACTTTGATCGATATGGAAAAAAATCCGGGAGGCGTGTGCCTCTACAGAGGTTGCATTCCGTCGAAAGCCCTTCTTCACGTTGCCAAACTTTTGAACGAAGCGGAAGAAGCAAAGAAATGGGGAATCGATTTCGGAAAACCCAAGATCGACATAGATAAATTGAGAGAATTCAAAGACGGCGTCGTCGGAAAACTAACCGGCGGACTGGGACAATTGTCCAAACAAAGAAAAGTAAATTACATTCAGGGCAGGGCGTCGTTTGTTAATTCTACCGCATTGCTGGTCGAAAAAACCGACGGTTCGACGGAAGAGGTGGTTTTTGAAAAAGCCATATTGGCAACCGGTTCGGTGCCGGCGTCCGTTCCCGCATTTTCGATCGGTTCGGATAAGGTAATGGATTCAACCGCAGCTCTCGAATTGAAGGACGTTCCGAAAAGATTGTTGGTTGTCGGAGGCGGTTATATCGGTCTCGAACTGAGCACGGTTTATGCTTCGCTCGGCAGTAAAGTTACGGTGGTCGAAATGATGCCCGGAATTCTGCCCGGAGCCGACCGCGATATGGTTGCCGTGCTGGAAAGAAGATTGAAATCCAGGTTCGAAAATATTTATGTTAATACGAAAGTAGTCGAACTGAAGGAAACCAAAAAGGGAATTGAAGTAAAATTAGAAGGCGATAAAGTCGATAACCCCGTTCAGACTTTTGACAAAGTTCTGGTTTCGGTGGGACGTAAACCCGTAACAAAAGGATTGGGACTCGAAAACACATCCGTAAAAATTAATGAAAAAGGATTTGTCTCAGTCGACGGAACGATGAAAACTGACGACGATAAAATTTACGCAATCGGAGACATTGTCGGCAATCCGATGCTGGCGCATAAAGCCGCTGCCGAAGGAAAAGTTGCAGTAGAAGCGATTATGGGCAAACGGGTAGCCTTCGAACCGAATGCAATTCCGGCCGTTGTTTTTACCGATCCGGAATTGGCTTGGGCGGGTATTACTGAAACCGAAGCTCGCGAAAAAGGAATTAAGTACGAAGTGGCTAAATTCCCCTGGGGCGCAAGCGGCAGAGCCACAACTCTCGACAGAAACGACGGTATGACTAAATTGATAATCGAACCCGAGACAGAAAGAATTATCGGAGTCGGAATTGTAGGAGTCGGCGCGGGCGATCTGATTGCCGAAGGCACTCTCGCAATCGAAATGGGCGCCAACGCAAACGACCTCGAACTCACAATCCATCCGCACCCGACATTGTCTGAAACTATGATGTTTGCCGCCGAGCTCTATTACGGACGAGCGACTGATATGTATCGTCCCAAGAGGAAGTAG
- a CDS encoding lipocalin-like domain-containing protein, with translation MKNLLKSLLVLSLLTFTACSEDSNPTSSEPTLTGTWKLTAITIHTGSGDLNLLPEAIGYSMTVVLNEDGTYQATYTDADGQYTETGTWTEADGKLTITVDGVPETVEYTLSGNKLTFSTTMDIEGFGTQNVTLEFTKQ, from the coding sequence ATGAAGAACTTATTAAAGTCGTTATTGGTATTGTCGTTATTAACGTTTACAGCATGCAGCGAGGATTCGAATCCGACATCCTCGGAACCGACTTTAACGGGCACATGGAAATTAACCGCGATTACAATTCATACCGGCTCGGGAGATTTGAATTTGCTGCCGGAAGCGATCGGCTATTCAATGACAGTCGTCTTAAATGAAGACGGCACATATCAGGCTACGTATACCGACGCAGACGGGCAGTACACAGAAACCGGCACGTGGACGGAAGCCGACGGGAAACTTACGATTACCGTGGACGGAGTTCCCGAAACCGTAGAGTATACATTATCCGGCAATAAACTTACATTCAGTACAACGATGGATATTGAAGGATTCGGCACGCAGAACGTGACATTGGAGTTCACAAAACAATAA